The proteins below are encoded in one region of Methanomassiliicoccus luminyensis B10:
- the rpsJ gene encoding 30S ribosomal protein S10 produces the protein MAQRARISLSGTDPKKVDSVCGQIKSISQRTGVAIRGPIPLPTKRLVVPVRKSPDGEGSETWDRWEMRIHKRLIDLDADERALRQLMRIQVPDGVNIEIVLRS, from the coding sequence ATGGCACAGAGAGCAAGAATATCGCTGAGCGGCACTGACCCCAAGAAAGTGGACAGTGTCTGCGGTCAGATCAAATCGATCTCGCAGAGGACTGGAGTGGCCATCCGCGGCCCCATCCCCCTGCCCACCAAGAGGCTCGTGGTCCCGGTGAGGAAGAGCCCCGACGGAGAGGGCTCGGAGACCTGGGATCGCTGGGAGATGCGCATCCACAAGCGCCTGATCGACCTCGACGCCGATGAGCGGGCGTTGCGCCAGCTCATGAGGATCCAGGTCCCTGACGGTGTGAACATCGAGATCGTCCTGAGGTCCTGA
- the tuf gene encoding translation elongation factor EF-1 subunit alpha: MAEKPHLNLVFIGHVDHGKSTSVGRMLADTGNVDAYLIEKYRKMAEEKGKATFEFAWVMDSLKEERERGVTIDVAHKRFNTDKYYFTVIDAPGHRDFVKNMITGTSQADAAVLVVSAIEGPQAQTKEHIFLARTLGVKQIIIGINKMDATKPAWSEEQYKKVKEDVGKILKSVGYKLDEVPFIPYSAFKGDNATKASANMSWYKGPTLLDALNNLKEPAKLTNLPLRLPIQDVYTITGIGTVPVGRVETGMLKPETKVMFEPSHVVGEVKSIEMHHEQMPQALPGDNVGFNVRGIAKNDVKRGDVAGPVDSPPTVAKTFTAQIMVLNHPSVITVGYTPVFHCHTAQIACTFIELQKKLDPATGATKEENPQFLKTGDAAIVKIQPSRPMVIEKAKEFPQLGRFAIRDMGATVAAGMCLDIEKKEQ; this comes from the coding sequence ATGGCAGAAAAACCACACTTGAACCTAGTCTTTATCGGTCACGTCGACCACGGCAAGTCCACCTCTGTAGGCAGGATGCTGGCCGACACCGGAAATGTAGATGCGTACCTGATCGAGAAGTACAGGAAGATGGCCGAAGAGAAGGGAAAGGCTACCTTCGAGTTCGCCTGGGTCATGGACTCTCTGAAGGAAGAGAGGGAGAGGGGAGTTACCATCGATGTTGCCCACAAGAGGTTCAACACCGACAAGTACTACTTCACCGTCATCGACGCTCCTGGCCACCGTGACTTCGTCAAGAACATGATCACCGGTACCTCCCAGGCCGACGCCGCCGTTCTGGTCGTGTCCGCCATTGAGGGGCCCCAGGCCCAGACCAAGGAGCACATCTTCCTGGCCAGGACCCTCGGTGTGAAGCAGATCATCATCGGCATCAACAAGATGGACGCCACCAAGCCTGCCTGGTCCGAGGAGCAGTACAAGAAGGTCAAGGAGGACGTTGGCAAGATCCTGAAGTCCGTCGGCTACAAGCTCGATGAGGTACCGTTCATTCCGTACTCTGCCTTCAAGGGCGACAACGCCACCAAGGCGTCCGCCAACATGTCCTGGTACAAGGGCCCCACCCTGCTGGACGCCCTGAACAACCTGAAGGAGCCCGCGAAGCTCACCAATCTGCCCCTCAGGCTGCCTATCCAGGATGTCTACACCATCACCGGCATCGGCACCGTGCCTGTCGGCCGTGTCGAGACCGGCATGCTGAAGCCCGAGACCAAGGTCATGTTCGAGCCGTCCCACGTGGTCGGTGAAGTGAAGTCCATCGAGATGCACCACGAGCAGATGCCCCAGGCCCTGCCCGGTGACAACGTCGGCTTCAACGTCCGCGGCATCGCCAAGAACGATGTCAAGAGGGGCGACGTGGCCGGTCCCGTGGACAGCCCGCCCACCGTGGCCAAGACCTTCACCGCGCAGATCATGGTCCTGAACCACCCGTCCGTGATCACCGTCGGATACACCCCGGTGTTCCACTGCCACACTGCTCAGATCGCCTGCACCTTCATCGAGCTCCAGAAGAAGCTCGACCCCGCCACTGGCGCCACCAAGGAGGAGAACCCCCAGTTCCTCAAGACCGGGGATGCCGCCATCGTCAAGATCCAGCCCTCCAGGCCCATGGTCATCGAGAAGGCCAAGGAGTTCCCCCAGCTCGGCAGGTTCGCCATCCGCGATATGGGTGCGACCGTCGCTGCGGGCATGTGCCTGGACATCGAGAAGAAGGAGCAGTAA